One window of Thiomicrorhabdus lithotrophica genomic DNA carries:
- a CDS encoding immunoglobulin-like domain-containing protein: protein MDNGATVTFGTDYVAGTDVSSTPFNINNGEDVYVDGSSFDVAVASTTGGNFENLVTTDTATVTVSDTVVTRTLTLNDVSVNEGTGQATITASLDHTPETELVVTLDNGATVTFGTDYVAGTDVSSTPFNINNGEDVYVDGSSFDVAVASTTGGNFENLVTTDTATVTVSDTVDATTLTLNDVSVNEGTGQATITASLDHTPETELVVTLDNGATVTFGTDYVAGTDVSSTPFNINNGEDVYVDGSSFDVAVASTTGGNFENLVTTDTATVTVSDTVDATTLTLNDVSVNEGTGQATITASLDHTPETELVVTLDNGATVTFGTDYVAGTDVSSTPFNINNGEDVYVDGSSFDVAVASTTGGNFENLVTTEQRP from the coding sequence TTGGACAATGGCGCGACAGTGACCTTCGGCACAGACTATGTGGCAGGTACAGACGTGAGTTCAACACCGTTCAACATCAACAATGGTGAAGACGTTTATGTAGACGGTTCAAGCTTCGATGTAGCGGTTGCGAGCACAACTGGCGGCAACTTCGAAAACCTAGTGACAACCGACACAGCGACCGTAACGGTAAGCGATACGGTTGTGACGCGAACCTTGACGTTGAATGACGTAAGCGTAAATGAAGGGACAGGCCAAGCGACAATCACAGCGAGCCTAGATCACACACCTGAAACCGAGTTAGTTGTAACGTTGGACAATGGCGCGACAGTGACCTTCGGCACAGACTATGTGGCAGGTACAGACGTGAGTTCAACACCGTTCAACATCAACAATGGTGAAGACGTTTATGTAGACGGTTCAAGCTTCGATGTAGCGGTTGCGAGCACAACTGGCGGCAACTTCGAAAACCTAGTGACAACCGACACAGCGACCGTAACGGTAAGCGATACGGTTGACGCGACAACCTTGACGTTGAATGACGTAAGCGTAAATGAAGGGACAGGCCAAGCGACAATCACAGCGAGCCTAGATCACACACCTGAAACCGAGTTAGTTGTAACGTTGGACAATGGCGCGACAGTGACCTTCGGCACAGACTATGTGGCAGGTACAGACGTGAGTTCAACACCGTTCAACATCAACAATGGTGAAGACGTTTATGTAGACGGTTCAAGCTTCGATGTAGCGGTTGCGAGCACAACTGGCGGCAACTTCGAAAACCTAGTGACAACCGACACAGCGACCGTAACGGTAAGCGATACGGTTGACGCGACAACCTTGACGTTGAATGACGTAAGCGTAAATGAAGGGACAGGCCAAGCGACAATCACAGCGAGCCTAGATCACACACCTGAAACCGAGTTAGTTGTAACGTTGGACAATGGCGCGACAGTGACCTTCGGCACAGACTATGTGGCAGGTACAGACGTGAGTTCAACACCGTTCAACATCAACAATGGTGAAGACGTTTATGTAGACGGTTCAAGCTTCGATGTAGCGGTTGCGAGCACAACTGGCGGCAACTTCGAAAACCTAGTGACAACCGAACAGCGACCGTAA
- a CDS encoding immunoglobulin-like domain-containing protein, with amino-acid sequence MTFGTDYVAGTDVSSTPFNINNGEDVYVDGSSFDVAVASTTGGNFENLVTTDTATVTVSDTVDATTLTLNDVSVNEGTGQATITASLDHTPETELVVTLDNGATVTFGTDYVAGTDVSSTPFNINNGEDVYVDGSSFDVAVASTTGGNFENLVTTDTATVTVSDTVDATTLTLNDVSVNEGTGQATITASLDHTPETELVVTLDNGATVTFGTDYVAGTDVSSTPFNINNGEDVYVDGSSFDVAVASTTGGNFENLVTTDTATVTVSDTVDATTLTLNDVSVNEGTGQATITASLDHTPETELVVTLDNGATVTFGTDYVAGTDVSSTPFNINNGEDVYVDGSSFDVAVASTTGGNFENLVTTDTATVTVSDTVDATTLTLNDVSVNEGTGQATITASLDHTPEKPS; translated from the coding sequence GTGACCTTCGGCACAGACTATGTGGCAGGTACAGACGTGAGTTCAACACCGTTCAACATCAACAATGGTGAAGACGTTTATGTAGACGGTTCAAGCTTCGATGTAGCGGTTGCGAGCACAACTGGCGGCAACTTCGAAAACCTAGTGACAACCGACACAGCGACCGTAACGGTAAGCGATACGGTTGACGCGACAACCTTGACGTTGAATGACGTAAGCGTAAATGAAGGGACAGGCCAAGCGACAATCACAGCGAGCCTAGATCACACACCTGAAACCGAGTTAGTTGTAACGTTGGACAATGGCGCGACAGTGACCTTCGGCACAGACTATGTGGCAGGTACAGACGTGAGTTCAACACCGTTCAACATCAACAATGGTGAAGACGTTTATGTAGACGGTTCAAGCTTCGATGTAGCGGTTGCGAGCACAACTGGCGGCAACTTCGAAAACCTAGTGACAACCGACACAGCGACCGTAACGGTAAGCGATACGGTTGACGCGACAACCTTGACGTTGAATGACGTAAGCGTAAATGAAGGGACAGGCCAAGCGACAATCACAGCGAGCCTAGATCACACACCTGAAACCGAGTTAGTTGTAACGTTGGACAATGGCGCGACAGTGACCTTCGGCACAGACTATGTGGCAGGTACAGACGTGAGTTCAACACCGTTCAACATCAACAATGGTGAAGACGTTTATGTAGACGGTTCAAGCTTCGATGTAGCGGTTGCGAGCACAACTGGCGGCAACTTCGAAAACCTAGTGACAACCGACACAGCGACCGTAACGGTAAGCGATACGGTTGACGCGACAACCTTGACGTTGAATGACGTAAGCGTAAATGAAGGGACAGGCCAAGCGACAATCACAGCGAGCCTAGATCACACACCTGAAACCGAGTTAGTTGTAACGTTGGACAATGGCGCGACAGTGACCTTCGGCACAGACTATGTGGCAGGTACAGACGTGAGTTCAACACCGTTCAACATCAACAATGGTGAAGACGTTTATGTAGACGGTTCAAGCTTCGATGTAGCGGTTGCGAGCACAACTGGCGGCAACTTCGAAAACCTAGTGACAACCGACACAGCGACCGTAACGGTAAGCGATACGGTTGACGCGACAACCTTGACGTTGAATGACGTAAGCGTAAATGAAGGGACAGGCCAAGCGACAATCACAGCGAGCCTAGATCACACACCTGAAAAACCGAGTTAG
- a CDS encoding immunoglobulin-like domain-containing protein, giving the protein MTLNDVSVNEGTGQATITASLDHTPETELVVTLDNGATVTFGTDYVAGTDVSSTPFNINNGEDVYVDGSSFDVAVASTTGGNFENLVTTDTATVTVSDTVDATTLTLNDVSVNEGTGQATITASLDHTLKPS; this is encoded by the coding sequence TTGACGTTGAATGACGTAAGCGTAAATGAAGGGACAGGCCAAGCGACAATCACAGCGAGCCTAGATCACACACCTGAAACCGAGTTAGTTGTAACGTTGGACAATGGCGCGACAGTGACCTTCGGCACAGACTATGTGGCAGGTACAGACGTGAGTTCAACACCGTTCAACATCAACAATGGTGAAGACGTTTATGTAGACGGTTCAAGCTTCGATGTAGCGGTTGCGAGCACAACTGGCGGCAACTTCGAAAACCTAGTGACAACCGACACAGCGACCGTAACGGTAAGCGATACGGTTGACGCGACAACCTTGACGTTGAATGACGTAAGCGTAAATGAAGGGACAGGCCAAGCGACAATCACAGCGAGCCTAGATCACACACTGAAACCGAGTTAG
- a CDS encoding immunoglobulin-like domain-containing protein, whose product MDNGATVTFGTDYVAGTDVSSTPFNINNGEDVYVDGSSFDVAVASTTGGNFENLVTTDTATVTVSDTVDATTLTFE is encoded by the coding sequence TTGGACAATGGCGCGACAGTGACCTTCGGCACAGACTATGTGGCAGGTACAGACGTGAGTTCAACACCGTTCAACATCAACAATGGTGAAGACGTTTATGTAGACGGTTCAAGCTTCGATGTAGCGGTTGCGAGCACAACTGGCGGCAACTTCGAAAACCTAGTGACAACCGACACAGCGACCGTAACGGTAAGCGATACGGTTGACGCGACAACCTTGACGTTTGAATGA